Proteins encoded by one window of Acuticoccus sp. MNP-M23:
- a CDS encoding NAD(P)-dependent oxidoreductase yields MTLLVTGAGGFVGLNILEAALSAGQTVCALSDRPLFAPALKAFQNLPGTLDVVTADVRNQKALTDAFARHDVAQVIHAAAITLGPASTLAPAETVIDVNVVGTQNVMDAARAAGVSRFIYPSSVAVYGLAPFRAPVTEETPPEPAGLYGFTKLACERLVMAAQRKHGLDVAIGRIVAVFGPWEHDTGVRETLSAPFQLAGRALDGLPAGMPEGGARDWTSSRDVARALLTLATASDLPRTVYNISASEIWHPRLLADALSERTGQPIDTALKGGTSDIAFNDNVDAVRNPVSGTALRDDFGFSFMPAREAVADYADWVLKSGRAALGAPAAG; encoded by the coding sequence TTGACCCTCCTTGTGACAGGCGCCGGCGGTTTCGTCGGCCTCAACATTCTGGAAGCTGCCCTGAGCGCGGGGCAGACCGTGTGCGCGCTCAGTGACCGGCCGCTGTTCGCCCCTGCGCTGAAGGCATTTCAGAACCTTCCCGGTACGCTGGACGTGGTGACAGCCGACGTGCGCAACCAGAAGGCACTCACAGACGCCTTCGCCCGGCACGACGTGGCGCAGGTGATCCACGCCGCTGCCATCACGCTGGGGCCCGCGAGCACGCTGGCGCCGGCCGAAACGGTGATCGACGTGAACGTGGTCGGCACACAGAACGTGATGGATGCCGCCCGCGCCGCCGGTGTTTCGCGGTTCATCTATCCAAGCTCCGTGGCGGTTTACGGCCTGGCCCCGTTCAGGGCGCCGGTGACGGAGGAGACGCCGCCGGAGCCTGCCGGCCTCTACGGCTTCACCAAACTGGCCTGCGAGCGACTGGTGATGGCTGCACAGCGCAAGCACGGGCTGGATGTTGCCATCGGCCGGATTGTCGCGGTGTTCGGCCCCTGGGAGCACGATACCGGGGTGCGCGAGACGCTGAGCGCGCCGTTCCAGCTGGCCGGCCGTGCGCTGGACGGCCTTCCCGCCGGAATGCCGGAAGGCGGCGCGCGGGACTGGACGTCGAGCCGCGATGTCGCCCGCGCCCTTCTGACCCTTGCCACGGCGAGCGACCTGCCGCGCACGGTCTACAACATCAGCGCCAGCGAGATCTGGCATCCCCGCCTTCTGGCGGACGCGCTGTCGGAACGCACCGGCCAGCCGATCGACACGGCGCTGAAAGGCGGAACCTCGGACATCGCCTTCAACGACAACGTGGACGCGGTGCGCAACCCGGTGAGCGGCACGGCCCTCAGGGACGATTTCGGGTTTTCGTTCATGCCCGCAAGAGAAGCCGTCGCCGACTATGCAGATTGGGTCCTAAAATCAGGCCGTGCGGCTCTCGGTGCCCCAGCGGCCGGGTGA